AAGGAGGCCTAGGCCATGTTCGACGATCTCTCCCTCGTCTTCAACTACACCCTTTTTCGCGCCACCCTGCGGGCCTCGACGCCCATTCTCTACGCCACGTTGACCTGCATCCTGACCCAGCAGGCCGACATCCTCAACGTGGGCGTCGAGGGCATCATGCTCTGCGGGGCCTTCACGGCCGTCGCCGTGAGCTACTTCACCGGGAGCTGGCTCCTGGCCCTTCTGGCGGCCGTCGCCGTCGGGACCGTCATCGCCGCCGTCATGGCCCTGGCCCACCTCCGCTACAAGGCCGACATCTTCGTCGTCGGCATGGCCATCAACATGCTGGCCCTGGCCGTGACGCGCTTCCTCCTCCAGAAGGTGCTGGGGACGTCGGGCTCCTTCTACGACAGGGCCATCGTCCCCCTGCCCCGGATCCACCTGGCCCTCCTCGACGGCAACGAGGTCCTTCGGAGCCTCTTCAACGACTACTCCCTCTTCGAGCCCCTGGGGATCCTCCTCGTCTTCTTCCTCTCCTGGCTCCTCTACCGCACCGTCTGGGGGCTGAGGCTGCGCAGCGTGGGGCTCAATCCCCTGGCGGCGGAGACGGCGGGCATCCCCGTCTTCCGGCGCAAGTTCGAGGTCATGCTCTACTCGGGCGTCGTCGGCGGCATGGCCGGGGCCTACCTCTCCCTGGGCTACTCCCGTCTTTTTGCCGAGAACATGACCAACGGGCGGGGCTTCATGGGCGTGGCGGCCATGTTCTTCGGCGGCGGCGATCCGATCAGGAGCTGGATCGGCTGCCTCATCTTCGGCTTCACCGACTCCGTCGGCTCCCGCCTCCAGTCCCTGGGGCTGCCGCCCCAGTTCATCCTCATGATTCCCTATGTGGCGACCGTTTCGATCCTGGCCCTGGCCATGGGACGGAAGATGGCCGCCCAGCGCCGGGCCCGCAGCGCCCTCAAGTGACGCTTCGCCCGAAAGGAGACCCGTTTCCATGACAGCAGCGCCGAAAAAGATCATCCTCGACGTCGACCCCGGTCACGACGATGCCGTGGCCATGATGATGGCCCGCATTCATCCGGCCATCGACCTTCGGGCCGTCACCGTCGTCGCCGGAAACCAGACCCTGGCCAAGACGGCCCGCAACGCCCTTCTCGTCGCCGAGGCCATCGGCCTCGCCTGCCCCGTGGCGGCCGGCATGGCCCGCCCCATGGTGCGCGAGCCGATCCTCGCCGGAGACATTCACGGCGCCTCGGGCCTCGACGGACCCGTCTTCGGCGAGCCGGCCCTGGCCCTCGACGGACGCCACGCCGTCGACCTTCTCATCGAGACCCTCCTCGCTTCCGACGGCGACATCGCCGTCGTCCCCACAGGCCCCCTGACGAACGTGGCCATGGCCATGCGCAAGGAGCCGGCCATCGTCGAGAAGATCGAAAGGATCGTCCTCATGGGCGGATCCTACCAGCTGGGCAACGTGACGCCCGCCGCCGAGTTCAACATCTGTGCCGACGCCGAGGCGGCTCACGTCGTCTTCTCCTCGGGGCGGCCCCTGGTCATGATGGGTCTCGATCTGACCCGTCAGGCCCTCTGCGGCGCCGACGTCGTCGAGCGGGCCCGGAGGCTGGACAACTCCGTGGCGACGCTCTTCGTCGAGCTGATGGAGTTCTTCACGAAGACGCAGAGGGAGGTCTTCGGCTGGACGGCTCCCCCCCTTCACGACCCGACGACGGTGGCCTGGCTCATCGACCCGACCCTCTTCGAGACGAAGGCCATGCGCGTCGACGTCGAACTCCGAGGCGAGCACACCTACGGCCGGACCTGCTGCGACTACTTCGGCGTCACCGGCAGGGAGCCCAACGCCGAAGTGGCCGTCGGCCTCGACGTCCCCCGCTTCTGGGATCTCCTCATCGACTGTCTGGCCCTCTACGGCCGGTGACGACGATGGAATCCCGGCTCCGCCAGACCCTCGACGCCGACAGGGAGAGCTATCTCCGGCCCCTGCTGGAGCTGATCGCCATCGATACCCAGGTCCTGGGCCACGGCATCGACGGAGGAAGAGAGGCCCAGGGCCAGGTCTACATCGAAAAGCTCCTGCGCTCCCTCGGCGCCGACGTGAGGCGTCTGCCCATGACGGAAGAGGCCGTCGCCGAGGCGATCGCCCTCTGGGGAGAGGGAAACGCCGGTCACGTCTACGACGGCCGCTGGAACGTCCTGGGCCGCTTCGGCGGACGGGGCGGCCCCTCTCTCCTTTTCGACGGCCACGTCGACACCATGCCTCCGGGAGAGAGGGCCGACTGGTCCTTCGACCCCCACGGGGCACATGTCCGTGACGGTCGCGTCTGGGGGCTGGGCGCCAACGACATGAAAGGAGGGCTCATGGCGGCCCTGATGGCGCCTCGGCTCGTCAGGGAGGCCGGCTTCCCTCTGCCGGGCGACGTGACGGTCCTCTCCGTCGTCGACGAAGAGGGAGGCGGCAACGGAACCCTGGGCGCCCTGATGGAGGGCGTGACGGCCGACGGCGCCGTCGTCTGCGAGCCCACCTCCCTGGCCGTGACGGGGGCCCATATGGGATTTCTCTTCTTCCGCGTCGACGTGACGGGTCGGGCCCTTCATTCGGGGAGCAAATGGCTCGGCGTCAACGCCATCGAGAAGGCCATGCTCCTCATCGAGGCCCTTCAGGACCTGGAGCACCGCTGGCTCATGGAGTTCCGTCACCCCCTTCTGCCCCCTCCGACGATCAACGTGGGCGTCATCGAGGGGGGAACGGCGGGCTCGACCGTTCCCGACCGCTGCACCTTCAAGCTCTGTCTCCACTACCTTCCGTCGATGGAGCGCGACAAAGTCGTGGCCGACGTCGAGGAGGCGATCCGTCTCCGGTCCCGCGGCGACGCCTGGCTCGCCGAAAACCCGCCACGGACGGCCATCTACCAGGAGGGCCGTCCCTTCGAGATGGACCTGTCCCATCCTTTCGTCGAGACCGTCCGAGGCTGCGTCGAGGCGGCGACGCAAAAAACGGTCGTCGTCAACGGCTCTCCCGCCGGCAACGACGCCCGCCTTCTGCGCAACATCGGCAAGATGCCGACGGTCATCGTCGGTCCCGGCCCTCTCGCCAACTGTCACAGGCCCGACGAGTGGCTGCCGCTGGAGGAATACTTTCAGAGCATCGTCGCCTACGCGATGCTGATTCTCGAATGGGGAGGTCGAAAAAAATGAAAAAAAGAGTTCTTCTCGCCGGAGAGTCGTGGATGAAGCACACGATCCACGTCAAAGGCTTCGACAGTTTCACCACCAGCGAGTACGAGGAGGGGGCCGGAGAGCTCATCGCCGCCCTCGAGGAGGGCGGCCACGACGTGACCTTCCTCCCCAACCACCTGGCCTCGGAGCAGTTCCCCTCGACGGAGGCCGATCTGGCCCGCTACGACGTGGTCTTCCTCTCCGACATCGGCTCCAACACCCTTCTCCTGGCCCCGGACACCTTCAACCGCAGCAGGAGGACGGTCGATCGGACGGCCCTTCTGGCCCGGTGGGTCTCGGGAGGCGGTGCCCTGGCCATGATCGGCGGCTACATGACCTTCTCGGGCATCGACGGCAAGGGCCGTTGGGGGAAGACGGCCCTCGCTCCCGTCCTGCCCGTGCGCTGCCTCGACGGAGACGACCGCGTCGAGATTCCCCACGGCGTCGTTCCCGACGTCCTCGAGGGGAGCCATCCCCTCTTCGACGGCATCGGTCCGTGGCCCTTCTTCCTGGGCTACAACAGGACGGAACTCGTCGACGGAGCCCTTCTGGCGGCCACGATCAACGGCGATCCCTTCATCGCCCTCCGTCAGGTCGGGAAGGGGCGGACGGCGGCCTTCGCCTCCGACTGCGCCCCTCACTGGGGGCCTCCCGAGTTCCTCCGCTGGGAGGGCTACCGTCCCTTCTGGAACAACCTCGTCGCCTGGCTGACGGCCTGAGGCCTTCGGCGAGGGGCCGCCCCCGAACGATGAGAGAGGAAGCTGAGGCAATGAATCAGAGAGCGAAGGCGGCGAAAGGGCTTCAGCCACGGCTCGTCCGGTGGCGCCGGGAGCTTCACGGCCTGGCCGAAGTGGGCCTCGACCTGCCGAGGACGACGGCCTACCTGTCGCGGGAGCTGGAGAAACTGGGCCTCGATCCCCGCCCCCTCGGGCCCGGGATCGTCGCCGACCTGATCGGTTTTCCGTCGGGGCCGACGCTCCTTCTGCGCTCCGACATGGACGCCCTCCCCATCAAGGAGGAGACGGGCCTTCCCTTCGCCGCTTCCGGCACGGCCATGCACGCCTGCGGCCACGACGGCCACATGGCCATGCTCCTCGGCGCGGCGGCCCTTCTCGTCGAGGACCGGGAGGCGCTGGGAGGGACCGTCAGGTTCCTCTTCCAGCCCGGCGAGGAGATCGCCAAGGGGGCCCTTCCCCTCATCGCCGCAGGGGCCCTCGACGGCGTCGACGCCGTCTGCGGTCTCCACATCGGCCGCCTCTTCGACGAACTGGCCACGGGACAGGTCGGCTACAGGCCGGGACCGGCCATGGCCAGCATGGACCGTTTCACCGTTACCTTCCGGGGCCGTGGGGCCCATGGCGCCCTGCCTCACAGGGCCATCGATCCCATCGTCATGGCCGGAGAGTACATCGGCGTCCTCCAGACCCTGGTGAGCCGCGAAATGCCCGCCTTGAGGCCCACCGTCGTCTCCCTGGGGAGAATCGAGGGGGGCCGGGCCTTCAACGTCATCCCCGACGAGGTGTATCTCGAGGGGACCTTCCGGGCCCTCTCCGCCGAGGATCGAGACCACCTGGGGCGTCGCGTCCAGGAGCTGGCCCGGGGAGTGGCGGCCCTTCACGGAGGCGAGGCCCTTGCCTTCTGGGACAGGGGCGCTCCTCCCGTCGTCAACGACGGGGCCTTCACGGAGTTTTTCCGCCAGTCGGCCCTGAAAGTCCTTCCGGCCCGGGATCTCGTGGAACTGCAAAGCCCCGTCATGGTCGGCGAGGACATGGCCTTCTACCTCCAGGAGAGGCCGGGGACCTTTTTCTTCCTCGGCGGCGGCCCCGGAGAGGCGCACCACCACGCCCGATTCGACTTCGACGAAGGCGTCCTCTGGCGCGGATCGGCCCTTTTCGCCCAGCTCGCCGTCGATTTCCGCGCCCGATAGAGGGCTGCGGCGCCGGACGCAACAGGAAGGCCCTCCGTCGGAGGGCCTTCCTGTTGCGTCCGGTTGTGACTGTGGCGATCTACCGCTCTTTCCTGACGGCCAGAAGGAGGGGCAGGGCGAGAAGGAGCAGGGCGGGATCGAAGCCCGAGGCCAGACTGCACCCTCCAGAGCCTCCGCCGGTGGCGGGGTCGTCGGTGCCTCCCGTGCCCGCGGCGGCGCTGATCAGGTAGAGGTTGGCCTGGACTCCGGCCTCGTCCCTGTTGAAATCGAAGCGGCCGTTCTCCGTCAGCGTCGCTCCGAGAGTCGCCGCGGCGGCGGCGAGTTTCCCTTCGGCGACGACGGCGACGTCGCCCGAGGCGGTCCGGCCCAGAAGGACGTGGAGGCTCTCGCCGTCGACGGCGACGGAGAAAGCGACTTCGCTCTCGTCACTGTCGAGGCCGTAGTGGAGCCTGCGCCGGATTTCGCCGTAGCCGTCGCCGAGGGTCTCGGCCAGCTTGGCGTCGCTCAGGTCGGCGGGCATCGTCGTGTCGGGCAGGAGCGGGGCGCCTCCGGCATCGGCGACGGGAAGGGGCGCGGCGTAGGCGATGTCCTCGGAGACGACGAAGAAGCCGACGAGGGGCGTCTCGAGGAGGTCCTCGGCCATGGCGGCCCGGATCAGCTGCATGCGGGCCTTCTCGGCGTTCGTCGACGTTCCCTTCTTGTTCTTGGCCCGGAGGTCGAGGAAGTTGCTCCGGTAGAAGAGGTCGGTGGCGCGGAAGAGGAAGCTCTCTCCCGTCGACTTGAGGGTCACCCGGTACCAGGCGTCGTCGCGGGTCAGATCCTCCACGGCCGTGGCGTCCCGAGCGAGGGTGAGGTCACCGGCGGCGAGGCCCAGCTGGTCGACCCAGAATTCCTCCGGTCCCTCCGTGTTCCATCCCGTCTCGATGGTCACGTCTTCGGGGTGGAAGAGGCCGTCGGACCAGACGGGGGCCATCATCTGGGAGATGCGGAAGGCCGCCGACTGGCAGAGGCAGATCTTGCCGTCGGCCTCCAGAACGGACGTGGCCATGTCGAGGCTGGCGACCTTGCCCGAGCCGTCGAGGTAGTCGAGCACGTCGGAGTAGAGGACCGTCTCGGCGCGGAGGGGCTTCGTCCCCTCCTGGATGTAGAAGCGTCCCGTGAAGGGAAGGGCCTTGGCCTTCTCGACGAGGTCGGCCTTCATGGTCTTCAGCTCGGCCTTCTCCTCGGCCGTGGCCGTTCCCTTCTTGTTCTTGCTCCGCAGCTCGAGGAACTCCTCGCTGAGGTAGTTGTCGCGGGCCACGAAGGTGACGCTTTCGCCCGTCGACAGGACGGTGACGCGGTACCAGGCGTCGTCGAGGGTCAGCTCCTCCAGGGCCGTGGCCGAGCCGCCGATGCCGTAGGAGAAGTTCTCCACGCCCATCTCGTCGACGAGCAGCCCCTCGGGGCCGTCGGTGTTCCAGCCCGTCTCGACGGTCACGTCCCAGGAGCGGAAGACGCCGTCCTCCCAGAGGCCCGAGGCCATCTGGGCGACGCGGTAGGCCGTGGCCCGGCAGAGGCAGAAGGCGGTGGCGCCGTTCTCCTCCTCCATGCAGGCCTCCTCCATGTCGAGAGTCTCGATGGCGCCGTCCTTGACCTCCTGGAAGCGGAGGGCCAGAGAGTCGAGGAAGGGGAAGACCTTGTTGGCGACGGCGGTGGCGTGGTCGACGACGACGAGGTTCTCGCCGCCGGCGATCAGATTGTCGAGGGCCTGATCGTAGAGCTCGAGGTAACGGTCATAGACGGCCTGCTGTTCGTCGTTGAGATTGCTCAGGCCGGGATCGGAGGCGAGGGCGAGGACCTGGCTGCGGACGTCGAAGTAGTCGTCGGGGAAGGCGCTGTCGGCGAGATGGAGGTCGAAGACGTCGCCTGTCGACAGGATCTTCGCCCGGATCGAGTAGTAGGAGCCGTCCTCCATGGCCGAGGGGAGGGTGGCGGCGTAGAAGTAATCCTCCATGTGGAAGGGACCCTCGCGGACGACGCGGTTGCCCTCGCCGTCGACGACGTAGGTGTAGCCTCCCAGAGTCTCGTCCCAGGTGTAGGGGTTGTAGCCGTCGTAGAGCCTGACGGAACAGCCGAAGACCCATCCCATCTCGAGCTGCACGTCGTAGGGGCGCAGGACGCCATCCTCCCAGTAGTCCGCCAGGGCTTCCATGAAGCGGAAGGAGGTCCCGCGGTTGAAGCATGTTCCCTCTCCGTCTCCGTCGGGACCGAAGCTGTCGACCCAGAAGGAGCCCTGGGCGATGTCGCCGAAGGCGTACTCGTTGACCGTTTCGCCGGGGTGGGTCTGGACCTGGACGTCTTCGGCCGTTCCGGTGGCCGCCGACAGGACGTCGACGCCCGATGCCGTCGCCGATGCCGCCAGTGCGAAGGCGAAGGCGAGACATAGGGCACCCTTAAGGAAACCGTTGCGGAAGAACGATACCATTCTCATGAGCGACAAAACTCCTCTCCAAAATAGCAAACTCCAACAGCAGACGCGCAAGAAAGCGACCCAAGCACAACCGAACGGAGGAGCCGAACGACACTCCCGGCGGAGGGGCGGCCGTCCCCTCCGAAGACATCGGCTTAGTTCGATGAATCAAACTGAGCCGATGATAAACAAAAAAGAGAATCATTGTCAAATCTAACTTGGAGTTCCATCCGATCCCCCGCGGCCTGCCTCCCTTCTCAGAGGGGCGTCGCCGCATCGAGGAGACGCCTCGAATGGATGTCGCCGACGGCGTGGAGGCGGGACAGGTCGTCGACCCTTTCGACGATGCGGCCGTCGTTCATGAAGAGGACGGCGTCGCAGAGGTAGGTCACGGCCGTCAGGTCGTGAGTGATGAAGAGAAGGGAGAGCCCCTCGTCGCGGCGGAG
The DNA window shown above is from Aminithiophilus ramosus and carries:
- a CDS encoding M20 family metallopeptidase translates to MESRLRQTLDADRESYLRPLLELIAIDTQVLGHGIDGGREAQGQVYIEKLLRSLGADVRRLPMTEEAVAEAIALWGEGNAGHVYDGRWNVLGRFGGRGGPSLLFDGHVDTMPPGERADWSFDPHGAHVRDGRVWGLGANDMKGGLMAALMAPRLVREAGFPLPGDVTVLSVVDEEGGGNGTLGALMEGVTADGAVVCEPTSLAVTGAHMGFLFFRVDVTGRALHSGSKWLGVNAIEKAMLLIEALQDLEHRWLMEFRHPLLPPPTINVGVIEGGTAGSTVPDRCTFKLCLHYLPSMERDKVVADVEEAIRLRSRGDAWLAENPPRTAIYQEGRPFEMDLSHPFVETVRGCVEAATQKTVVVNGSPAGNDARLLRNIGKMPTVIVGPGPLANCHRPDEWLPLEEYFQSIVAYAMLILEWGGRKK
- a CDS encoding ABC transporter permease, whose amino-acid sequence is MFDDLSLVFNYTLFRATLRASTPILYATLTCILTQQADILNVGVEGIMLCGAFTAVAVSYFTGSWLLALLAAVAVGTVIAAVMALAHLRYKADIFVVGMAINMLALAVTRFLLQKVLGTSGSFYDRAIVPLPRIHLALLDGNEVLRSLFNDYSLFEPLGILLVFFLSWLLYRTVWGLRLRSVGLNPLAAETAGIPVFRRKFEVMLYSGVVGGMAGAYLSLGYSRLFAENMTNGRGFMGVAAMFFGGGDPIRSWIGCLIFGFTDSVGSRLQSLGLPPQFILMIPYVATVSILALAMGRKMAAQRRARSALK
- a CDS encoding nucleoside hydrolase, whose protein sequence is MTAAPKKIILDVDPGHDDAVAMMMARIHPAIDLRAVTVVAGNQTLAKTARNALLVAEAIGLACPVAAGMARPMVREPILAGDIHGASGLDGPVFGEPALALDGRHAVDLLIETLLASDGDIAVVPTGPLTNVAMAMRKEPAIVEKIERIVLMGGSYQLGNVTPAAEFNICADAEAAHVVFSSGRPLVMMGLDLTRQALCGADVVERARRLDNSVATLFVELMEFFTKTQREVFGWTAPPLHDPTTVAWLIDPTLFETKAMRVDVELRGEHTYGRTCCDYFGVTGREPNAEVAVGLDVPRFWDLLIDCLALYGR
- a CDS encoding M20 metallopeptidase family protein; this encodes MNQRAKAAKGLQPRLVRWRRELHGLAEVGLDLPRTTAYLSRELEKLGLDPRPLGPGIVADLIGFPSGPTLLLRSDMDALPIKEETGLPFAASGTAMHACGHDGHMAMLLGAAALLVEDREALGGTVRFLFQPGEEIAKGALPLIAAGALDGVDAVCGLHIGRLFDELATGQVGYRPGPAMASMDRFTVTFRGRGAHGALPHRAIDPIVMAGEYIGVLQTLVSREMPALRPTVVSLGRIEGGRAFNVIPDEVYLEGTFRALSAEDRDHLGRRVQELARGVAALHGGEALAFWDRGAPPVVNDGAFTEFFRQSALKVLPARDLVELQSPVMVGEDMAFYLQERPGTFFFLGGGPGEAHHHARFDFDEGVLWRGSALFAQLAVDFRAR
- a CDS encoding glutamine amidotransferase; the encoded protein is MKKRVLLAGESWMKHTIHVKGFDSFTTSEYEEGAGELIAALEEGGHDVTFLPNHLASEQFPSTEADLARYDVVFLSDIGSNTLLLAPDTFNRSRRTVDRTALLARWVSGGGALAMIGGYMTFSGIDGKGRWGKTALAPVLPVRCLDGDDRVEIPHGVVPDVLEGSHPLFDGIGPWPFFLGYNRTELVDGALLAATINGDPFIALRQVGKGRTAAFASDCAPHWGPPEFLRWEGYRPFWNNLVAWLTA